In the Grimontia kaedaensis genome, one interval contains:
- a CDS encoding helix-turn-helix transcriptional regulator, producing the protein MSVEYSALSGFLIPVIMSMKKFEIDVEPTLSRFGLSESEANNPEGRLSVERLGNLFLYCNEKAGGRAFGLDVAQNFHLSTLHIFGYAIQSSYSLKDGLEHFAKYRRVLSNSTQIHTRIDGAKLFIEFDVERYKDSSRLALTPQLIEALFIGVICQSREMMSGYIGPVDIEFSFEPFPESCPAVDEFFVSEDCTVNYQCEKNAIVFDLQLASLQSPGSNPLMNMVHTKLLNTFMERFDRSNITYLVENKIAEELKYGNPSQSKIAEELGYSLRKLQRRLREQGTSFKDILEETRKNLAKAYVRQPQYTISEVGHMVGFSDVANFNRAFRRWENCSPSEYRERYLSTGRLTA; encoded by the coding sequence ATGAGTGTAGAATATTCAGCATTGAGTGGGTTTCTCATCCCGGTCATTATGTCGATGAAAAAGTTTGAAATTGACGTCGAACCCACTTTGTCTCGGTTTGGACTTTCGGAAAGCGAGGCAAACAACCCAGAAGGTCGCTTGTCAGTTGAACGCTTGGGGAATCTCTTTCTCTACTGTAATGAGAAAGCGGGTGGTAGAGCGTTTGGTTTAGATGTCGCTCAGAATTTTCATCTCTCAACACTTCACATCTTTGGATATGCTATTCAATCATCGTATAGCCTAAAAGATGGACTAGAGCATTTTGCTAAATATCGTCGCGTACTCTCGAACAGTACTCAAATCCATACTCGCATCGATGGTGCAAAACTTTTTATCGAGTTTGATGTAGAGCGTTACAAGGACAGTAGTCGCCTTGCACTGACACCCCAGCTAATCGAGGCACTCTTTATAGGTGTTATTTGCCAATCCAGAGAGATGATGAGCGGGTATATTGGGCCAGTGGATATCGAGTTTTCGTTTGAACCATTTCCAGAGTCTTGCCCTGCTGTTGACGAGTTCTTTGTCTCCGAGGATTGTACTGTTAATTATCAATGTGAGAAAAATGCGATTGTGTTTGATCTCCAACTTGCCAGCTTACAATCACCAGGCAGTAACCCATTGATGAACATGGTACACACCAAACTGCTGAACACCTTTATGGAGCGCTTTGATCGTTCAAACATCACTTATCTTGTCGAAAACAAAATTGCTGAAGAGTTAAAGTACGGTAATCCTTCACAATCTAAAATTGCCGAAGAACTGGGCTACAGCCTTCGTAAATTGCAGCGGCGTTTAAGAGAGCAGGGAACTAGTTTCAAGGATATTCTTGAGGAAACGAGGAAAAACCTCGCGAAAGCGTATGTTAGACAGCCTCAGTACACGATCAGTGAAGTCGGACATATGGTGGGCTTTTCTGATGTTGCCAACTTCAACCGCGCTTTCCGAAGATGGGAAAATTGCTCGCCGAGTGAATACCGCGAGCGTTATCTGTCGACGGGACGTTTAACTGCCTGA
- a CDS encoding winged helix-turn-helix domain-containing protein, protein MNEPERINLGRFRWDQKTQYLYPQDQNGNDIIDEAKRLTNKQQALIECLYKAAPEKVTSDEIMLYVWGSEHISNENLPELINCTREVLEDSDNTLIGNVPGVGYSLDCETLTGQEEKIHQEMRELAEVLDETTTAEGQAFNGIAWARLGIVAVLAVISVINIKHFVEAYQLKKRFIETRLAVPYPHIEKTEDENKLIVTVEGKECIYEKDVEIITCP, encoded by the coding sequence ATGAACGAACCAGAACGCATCAATCTTGGTCGATTCCGCTGGGATCAAAAAACACAATATCTCTATCCGCAGGATCAGAATGGTAATGACATCATTGATGAGGCTAAACGACTGACTAACAAGCAACAGGCTCTCATAGAATGTCTGTATAAAGCTGCGCCCGAAAAAGTGACCAGTGACGAGATCATGCTATACGTCTGGGGCTCTGAACACATTTCTAACGAAAACCTCCCGGAGTTAATCAACTGCACTAGAGAGGTATTGGAAGACTCGGACAATACCTTGATTGGCAATGTACCCGGAGTGGGTTACTCACTCGACTGCGAAACACTTACTGGTCAGGAAGAAAAAATACATCAAGAAATGCGTGAATTAGCTGAAGTCCTTGATGAAACTACCACTGCTGAAGGCCAAGCATTCAATGGCATCGCTTGGGCTAGATTGGGCATAGTGGCGGTATTAGCCGTTATCAGTGTCATCAATATCAAGCATTTTGTAGAAGCCTATCAATTAAAAAAGCGATTTATCGAAACACGCCTTGCTGTTCCGTACCCTCATATTGAGAAGACAGAGGACGAAAATAAGCTGATAGTGACGGTTGAAGGTAAGGAGTGCATTTATGAAAAAGACGTTGAAATCATTACCTGCCCATAA